From a single Brassica napus cultivar Da-Ae chromosome C9, Da-Ae, whole genome shotgun sequence genomic region:
- the LOC106432223 gene encoding guanylyl cyclase 1 yields MWPLCFLLNKILKVQGRSEEGQDGDSISPKYSQFDHPFVTSHGSLKDPSSSSHMEVAHVHQLASWDCGLACVLMVLRASGITSCTIQDLAEICSTNSIWTVDLAYLLQRFCVEFSYCTITFGANPNYSIEEFYKEQLPEDLLRVDLLFRKAHESGIIIQCRSVSIDEISCLLLSGNYIAIALVDQDKLSKSWLEEVIVAGLHNSNSSYTGHYIVICGYDAVKNEFEIRDPASSKMHERISSKCLENARKSFGTDEDLLLINLENMKKQKE; encoded by the exons ATGTGGCCTCTTTGTTTCCTGCTCAACAAGATTTTGAAAGTCCAGGGGAGATcagaagaaggacaagatggaGATTCCATTTCTCCTAAATATTCACAGTTTGATCATCCCTTTGTTACTAGTCATGGCAGCCTCAAAGATCCATCCTCGTCGTCCCACATGGAA GTCGCTCATGTACATCAGCTAGCTTCGTGGGACTGTGGCCTCGCTTGTGTTCTCATGGTTCTCCGAGCTAGCGGCATCACAAGCTGTACTATTCAGGATCTGGCTGAGATTTGCTCCACAAATAG CATTTGGACTGTTGATCTGGCATATTTACTGCAAAGATTCTGCGTGGAATTTTCTTATTGCACAATAACATTCGGAGCTAATCCTAATTACTCCATTGAGGAGTTTTACAAG GAGCAGCTCCCTGAAGATCTGCTGCGTGTGGATTTACTCTTCAGAAAAGCACATGAATCTGGCATTATTATACAG TGCAGGTCAGTTAGTATCGATGAGATTTCTTGTTTGCTACTGTCGGGGAACTATATCGCCATTGCATTAGTCGACCAAGACAAGCTAAG CAAGTCTTGGTTGGAGGAAGTGATTGTCGCTGGTCTTCACAACAGCAACTCCAGCTACACTG GTCACTACATTGTGATATGTGGCTACGATGCTGTTAAGAATGAGTTCGAGATCAGAGACCCCGCCAGTTCCAA GATGCACGAGAGGATATCGTCAAAATGTCTAGAGAATGCCCGGAAATCGTTTGGTACAGACGAAGATCTTCTCCTG ATCAACTTGGAGAACATGAAGAAGCAGAAAGAATAG
- the LOC106432222 gene encoding deoxyhypusine synthase-like isoform X1, whose product MEEDRVLSSVHSTVFKESESLEGKCDKIEGYDFNQGVNYPKLLRSMLTTGFQASNLGEAIDVVNQMLDWRLADETTVPEDCSEEEKDPSYRESVKCKIFLGFTSNLVSSGVRDTIRYLVQHHMVDVIVTTTGGVEEDLIKCLAPTFKGDFSLPGAYLRSKGLNRIGNLLVPNDNYCKFEDWIIPIFDQMLKEQKEENVLWTPSKLLARLGKEINNESSYLYWAYKMNIPVFCPGLTDGSLGDMLYFHSFRTSGLVIDVVQDIRAMNGEAVHATPRKTGMIILGGGLPKHHICNANMMRNGADYAVFINTGQEFDGSDSGARPDEAVSWGKIRGSAKTVKVYCDATIAFPLLVAETFASKRTKP is encoded by the exons ATGGAGGAGGATCGTGTTCTCTCGTCTGTCCACTCAACGGTCTTCAAGGAATCCGAATCGTTGGAAGGAAAGTGCGACAAAATCGAAGGATACGATTTCAACCAAGGAGTAAACTACCCGAAGCTCCTCCGATCCATGCTCACCACCGGCTTCCAAGCCTCGAATCTCGGCGAAGCTATCGACGTCGTCAATCAAATG CTAGACTGGAGACTCGCTGATGAAACTACAGTACCTGAAGACTGTAgtgaagaggagaaggatcCGTCGTATAGAGAGTCCGTGAAGTGTAAAATCTTTCTAGGCTTCACTTCGAATCTAGTTTCCTCTGGTGTTAGAGATACAATTCGATACCTTGTTCAGCATCATATG GTTGATGTTATAGTTACTACTACTGGTGGCGTAGAGGAAGATCTCATCAAATGCCTTGCTCCTACGTTTAAAGGTGACTTCTCTCTGCCTGGAGCTTATCTTCGGTCAAAGGGATTGAACCGGATCGGGAACTTGCTGGTTCCTAATGATAACTACTGCAAGTTTGAGGATTGGATCATTCCCATCTTTGACCAGATGTTGAAGGAACAGAAAGAAGAG AACGTGTTGTGGACGCCTTCTAAATTGTTAGCTCGGCTGGGAAAAGAAATAAACAATGAGAGTTCATATCTTTATTGGGCATACAAg ATGAATATTCCAGTGTTCTGCCCGGGGTTAACAGATGGCTCTCTCGGTGATATGCTCTATTTTCACTCCTTTCGTACCTCTGGCCTTGTCATTGACGTAGTGCAAG ATATTAGAGCTATGAACGGTGAAGCAGTCCATGCAACTCCAAGGAAGACAGGGATGATAATCCTTGGAGGTGGCTTGCCGAAGCACCACATATGTAATGCCAACATGATGCGTAACGGTGCGGATTACGCTGTGTTCATAAACACAGGGCAAGAGTTTGATGGGAGTGACTCTGGTGCACGCCCTGATGAAGCAGTGTCTTGGGGTAAAATAAGGGGATCTGCTAAAACCGTTAAG GTATACTGTGATGCTACCATAGCCTTCCCTTTGTTGGTTGCTGAAACATTTGCCTCCAAGAGAACAAAACCGTGA
- the LOC106432222 gene encoding deoxyhypusine synthase-like isoform X2, with protein sequence MVDVIVTTTGGVEEDLIKCLAPTFKGDFSLPGAYLRSKGLNRIGNLLVPNDNYCKFEDWIIPIFDQMLKEQKEENVLWTPSKLLARLGKEINNESSYLYWAYKMNIPVFCPGLTDGSLGDMLYFHSFRTSGLVIDVVQDIRAMNGEAVHATPRKTGMIILGGGLPKHHICNANMMRNGADYAVFINTGQEFDGSDSGARPDEAVSWGKIRGSAKTVKVYCDATIAFPLLVAETFASKRTKP encoded by the exons ATG GTTGATGTTATAGTTACTACTACTGGTGGCGTAGAGGAAGATCTCATCAAATGCCTTGCTCCTACGTTTAAAGGTGACTTCTCTCTGCCTGGAGCTTATCTTCGGTCAAAGGGATTGAACCGGATCGGGAACTTGCTGGTTCCTAATGATAACTACTGCAAGTTTGAGGATTGGATCATTCCCATCTTTGACCAGATGTTGAAGGAACAGAAAGAAGAG AACGTGTTGTGGACGCCTTCTAAATTGTTAGCTCGGCTGGGAAAAGAAATAAACAATGAGAGTTCATATCTTTATTGGGCATACAAg ATGAATATTCCAGTGTTCTGCCCGGGGTTAACAGATGGCTCTCTCGGTGATATGCTCTATTTTCACTCCTTTCGTACCTCTGGCCTTGTCATTGACGTAGTGCAAG ATATTAGAGCTATGAACGGTGAAGCAGTCCATGCAACTCCAAGGAAGACAGGGATGATAATCCTTGGAGGTGGCTTGCCGAAGCACCACATATGTAATGCCAACATGATGCGTAACGGTGCGGATTACGCTGTGTTCATAAACACAGGGCAAGAGTTTGATGGGAGTGACTCTGGTGCACGCCCTGATGAAGCAGTGTCTTGGGGTAAAATAAGGGGATCTGCTAAAACCGTTAAG GTATACTGTGATGCTACCATAGCCTTCCCTTTGTTGGTTGCTGAAACATTTGCCTCCAAGAGAACAAAACCGTGA
- the LOC106432221 gene encoding cytochrome P450 71A1, giving the protein MEQILSNSNPFLLTLLALFPLIIFALIKKNNKSRKLNLPPSPPKLPFIGNLHQIGDLPHKSLHDLSLKHGPFMFVNFGATRYLVVSSAAALEEISKNHDIDFSNRPAIASLQGLKGNGQDMVYHPYGDHWKQLRKVGALHLLNKNAVNKFQTMRDEEISSMLKTLDVHNVKGEDVDITDIFNIVVSNIFLRSYTGSTHKEDKTTKKFLDWDVKFKKLMGAFCVADMFSSFAWVDRFTGFTTLLKNIYSELDGIMDKLINEREKESYVDVLVRLRDVEKNDYDVKAIMKGTFVAAIESVALELEWLFSELIKNPEVLKKAQEEVQRIVGTKAEITSNEIEQMHYLRCIIKETLRLHPPGIVPRQTSSKWIKVGGYDIPPNTKVLVNLFAVQRDPKDWEKPDEFIPERFMEKHVDFMGSKGYVPFGFGRRNCPGMAYGIALLEEIIANLLYRFDWKMYDGSKPEELSMEEISQFVVTRKVPLRVIPVRRV; this is encoded by the exons ATGGAGCAGATCCTCTCTAACTCAAACCCTTTCCTTCTAACTCTTTTAGCTTTGTTCCCACTTATCATCTTCGCACTTATCAAGAAAAACAACAAATCAAGAAAGCTAAACCTTCCTCCATCGCCCCCAAAGCTTCCCTTCATCGGAAACCTCCACCAAATCGGCGACTTACCACACAAGTCACTCCACGACCTCTCCCTCAAACACGGACCATTCATGTTCGTAAACTTCGGAGCAACTCGATACCTCGTGGTCTCATCCGCTGCCGCTCTTGAAGAGATCTCCAAGAACCATGACATTGACTTCTCGAACCGACCCGCTATCGCTAGCCTTCAAGGTCTAAAGGGTAACGGCCAAGACATGGTCTATCATCCTTACGGAGACCACTGGAAGCAGTTGAGGAAAGTGGGCGCTCTTCATCTCTTGAACAAAAACGCTGTCAACAAGTTTCAGACAATGAGAGATGAAGAGATCTCGAGTATGTTGAAGACCCTTGATGTTCATAACGTGAAAGGCGAAGATGTCGATATAACGGATATATTCAACATCGTGGTGAGCAATATCTTTCTTAGGTCGTACACGGGTAGTACCCATAAGGAAGATAAGACCACGAAGAAGTTTTTGGATTGGGATGTTAAGTTCAAGAAGCTCATGGGAGCTTTCTGTGTTGCTGATATGTTCTCGAGCTTCGCTTGGGTCGACAGATTTACGGGTTTTACAACTCTTTTAAAGAACATCTACTCGGAGTTGGACGGTATCATGGATAAACTCATCAATgaaagagagaaggagagctATGTGGACGTTCTTGTTCGTCTACGAGACGTCGAAAAAAATGACTACGATGTCAAAGCTATCATGAAG GGAACGTTTGTCGCGGCTATAGAATCCGTAGCACTGGAGCTTGAGTGGCTATTCTCGGAACTAATCAAGAACCCTGAAGTTTTAAAGAAAGCACAAGAAGAAGTACAGCGCATAGTTGGGACCAAAGCTGAGATAACCAGTAATGAAATAGAACAAATGCATTATTTGAGATGTATCATTAAGGAGACGTTGAGGCTTCACCCACCAGGTATAGTTCCAAGACAGACATCTTCCAAGTGGATAAAAGTAGGTGGCTACGATATCCCTCCCAACACCAAAGTACTTGTGAATCTCTTTGCGGTCCAACGTGATCCTAAGGACTGGGAGAAACCTGATGAGTTTATCCCTGAGAGGTTCATGGAGAAGCACGTTGACTTCATGGGGAGCAAAGGGTACGTTCCGTTTGGGTTTGGTCGTAGGAACTGTCCCGGTATGGCTTATGGTATCGCGTTGCTCGAGGAGATTATAGCTAATCTCTTGtaccggtttgattggaagatgTATGACGGTTCTAAACCGGAAGAGCTTAGTATGGAGGAGATATCTCAGTTTGTTGTCACTAGAAAGGTTCCTCTCAGGGTTATACCAGTTCGCAGGGTGTAG